DNA sequence from the Anaerolineae bacterium genome:
CGGGCGCTATGGCCGACGGTGAGACAGGTGGTGAAGTGAGGGCCTCGGCCGTGACGCCGCCGGCCGAAGGCAGGAGCCCGCTGACTTCTTCCGCGGCATAGCCCACCAGCCGGCGCTGCGGTCTATGGCTGCACTGCAAGGACCGAAGACCGACGAGAAGATGGATGCACGCGGCCACGGGCGAGCGTTGACCGGGGTCTCGGGTCCAAAATGGCCGTAGCGAGACGTCGGGGAGGCCATTCGCCGGGGCAGGGGAACGGCGCGTCTCGCGCCGAGGCGGGTGGACGGCATCACCACGCAGTCACGGCTCCTAACGACACCATCAACAATCACCTATCCGCTTGACGCCGATGCCCTCGCGGGCAGCCAGCCGGCGCCCCTCAACTCACGCTAACGACACTCCTAGCAGCCCGGTCAATTCCAGGCACCGCAGCGATTGTAGCAGCCCCCTGCTAGCTGTCAACCCCTCCGCCCCGCCTTCTACCTGACTCCCGTACGCCACGCCACCGCGATCGCCCCATCCCAGCGTCCGACGCGCGCCGCATGTTGGCTTTACATCCCCGGTAACCGTCTGCTATCATCGCTGCAACCGTCACTGGCTCGCAGGACCCGGTGGAAGACAGAGCGTTAGCGCGCTGGGGCCCCGCACGCCGACAGGCCAGATGGAGCCGGTAGCCGTAGTGTGGTGCCGTGGCCTCCGTCCCGATGGAGACTGGCATCGCCACCATCTAGGCTCCCACCGGGCCAGGAGTCCGGGTTGGGTCGCCGGGTGGAGGTGCTCCCCATCCTCATGAGCGCCCGGCCGGTGCCGGCTGCTTCACCAACGTATGGAGGCCTAGTTATGGGAAGTGGCTTTCGGATCGGTCGGATCTTCGGTATCAACGTCAGGGTAGACTGGAGCTGGCTCTTCATCTTCTTCCTGGTGACCTGGAACCTGGCCTCGGTGTTCGGGCAGGTTCAGCCGGACTGGCAGCCTCTCTTCAGGTGGATCGTGGCGGGAGTGGCGGCCCTCCTCTTCTTCGGGTCCGTCCTGGCCCATGAGATGGCCCACTCCCTGGTGGCCCGGGCACAAGGGTTGCCGGTGCGCAACATAACCCTGTTTCTCTTCGGCGGCGTTTCCAATATCCAGCGAGAGCCCGACTCACCTCGGGAGGAGTTCGTGATGGCGCTGGTCGGTCCGCTGACCAGCATCGTCCTGGGCGCAGTGCTGGTGCTCATCGCCAACCTCACGGCCGATCCGGCAGCAAGCTTGACCAGAGATCCCTTGGGACTCCTGGGCCAACTGAGCCCGGTGACGTTGCTTCTGTTCTGGCTCGGCTCGGTGAACATCCTGGTGGGCCTCTTCAACCTCATACCTGGGTTTCCTCTGGACGGCGGCCGAGTGCTGCGCTCCATATTCTGGGCTGCCACCGACAACCTCCGTCGGGCCACACGCTGGGCAGCGGGCGTGGGCCAGGGCGTCGCCTGGCTCCTGATCCTCACCGGCCTGGCGATGGTCTTCGGAGTGCAGGTGCCCATCTTCGGCACCGGCCTCATCGGCGGTCTCTGGCTCGCCTTCATCGGCTGGTTTCTTAATAGCGCTGCCATCCAGAGCTACCAGCAAGTTGTCATCCGCGACATCCTGGAGGGCATCCCCGTCTCCAGGATGATGCGGCCCAACCCTCCTACTGTCACCGAAGGCATCACCGTGAGCTCTCTGGTCTACGACTACGTCATGGCGGCCGACGACCGGGCGTTCCCGGTGTTCGATGACGGGCGCATGACCGGCATCGTGACCGTGGAGGACTTGCGCAAGGTTGACCGCAGCCGGTGGGACGAGACCCTGGTACGCCAGATCATGACCCCGGCGGCTCAGCTAGTCACCATAGGCCCGGACGAGGAGGCCAGCGAAGCCCTCAACCGCCTGGCTCAGCGCGACATTCGCCAGCTACCGGTGGTGCAAGAGGGCCAACTAGTGGGCCTGCTGCGTCGTCGCGACCTGATCCGCTGGCTGCAGCTGCACTCGGAGCTGGCCCGGGAAGCGCCGGGAGGGCCTCGCATCCCCGCCTGATAGGCTCCGCCCGGCGATCCCGGTCGTGCGGCTGATGAGCATGGAGTGTATTTCGTCGAGTATTCTGCTGCGAGAGGTACGGATGTGAACAGACGTTGGCTTCTTGCGGGCGGGTTCGGATGTGGCTTCCTCATCGTAGTGGCCGTGGGCTTGGCTCTGGCATATGCTGTCTTCCTCATGCCGGTGCGGCGCACCCCCACGGCGGCAAGCGTCCCAGAGAGCGCTCTAGCCACTCAGCAGATCATCGCCACTCTGCCGGCCGCTACTCCCTCTGGGCAGCGTCCTTCCGCGGCTCTTCTCGACCCACTGCCCCAGGCCGGCCAGGAGGCCGGGCTCCTGGCTTCCCTGTTTGAGGAGGTGAATCCAGGGGTAGTCAGCATACGAGTGGTGGTTCAGCGCGGCCTTGTGCAAGGTGAGGGCGCCGGTTCCGGTTTCATACTGGATCAACAGGGCCATATCGTCACCAATAATCACGTCGTGTCCGGCGCCTCTCGGATCATCGTGGTCTTCCACGACGGGTTCGAGGCACTAGCCGAGGTCGTCGGCACCGATGCCGACAGCGACCTAGCCGTCATACGGGTAGACAGCCTCCCCGAAGGGGTACATCCTCTGCCGCTGGCGGATTCGGACGAGGTCCAGGTAGGCCAATGGGTGGCTGCCATCGGCAGCCCATTCGGGCTGGGCAGCAGTTTCACCGTGGGCGTCGTCAGTGCCCGGGAGCGCAGCATCCCTTCCGGCACCACTCCTTTCGACATCCCTCAGGCCATACAGACCGATGCTGCCTTGAACCCGGGCAACTCGGGAGGCCCTCTCGTCAACCTCGACGGCCAGGTGGTGGGGGTCAACGCCCAGATCGCCTCCGCCGGGACGGGGGGCAACGTCGGGGTCGGCTTCGCCATTCCATCCAACGTCGTCCGCCGGGTGGCGCCGGCCCTCATAGAGGTCGGCAGCTTCCAGTGGCCATGGCTGGGGGTGGAGATCACAGACGTGGGCTTGCTGATCGCTCAGGCGAATGGCCTGCCCAGCCAGCAAGGAGCCTACATCGCCTCGGTGGTGCCGGGCGGGCCGGCTGAAGAGGCGGGCCTACGGGGACGAACCGGCGAGCGAGTGATAGATGGCACTCGCGTCCCGGTAGGCGGGGACGTGGTGGTGGCCTTCAATGGCCAGCGCGTCGTGGATTCCAGTCAGCTCCTGGTTCTGATTGCCTCTAGCGAGCCGCGCCAGCAGGTGGAGCTGACCGTACTTCGAGACGGTCGGGAGCAGCAGTTCACGGTCACCCTCAGGCCGCGCCCCTCCGATCTTCGCCAGTAGCGGGGCAAGCGGGAACACCCCGCTCTGAGCCGGTCTCACCGCTGCATAGCCCTACGGCGGCCTCAAACACCGCCTTCTGACGCCGTGTCCAATCAAATGATAATCCTACCGGGCGGGGGTCATTCTATCAGATGATAATCCTACTGGGAGAGGCGGCTCGGTGTCGTTGGCGTATAGGGTCAGATACACGTTTTGGGCCTTGGCGGACTTGGCGGCGCCGGGCAGGCGCAGGATAGCGGCGGCCAGTTCATGGATCTGGGAGCGCAGCATTCGGGGGTCGGTGTCCTGGCGTAGGCGCAGTAGCTGCTCCTCCTTTTCCGGGGCAATGCCTTTGAGCTGGCGCAAGCGCTCGAAGGGGGTGCAAGCGGGGCCGTAGCGACGTCGAGTGCGGTAGGTGCCATCCGGCAGAGGGACTAGTTCCTTTTGGTGCAGGCGCAGCACCGGCTGGAAGAGGTTGTAGTAGAGGCTGAGCATCTCATAGAGGCGGTTCATGGCCCTCACTTGCTCCACCGTGTCCAGGCGCTGGTAGCCCAGGTAGGCCCGTACCAGGGAGGAGTTCTTCTGCTCCACGAAGCGGTTGTCGTTTTTCTGGTAGGGCCGGCTGCGGGACCATTGTAGCTGGGGCACCCAGTGGGCAAACAAGCGCAGGAGGTGGTCGTTGAAGAACTCACCTCCATTGTCCGGGTGCAGTTCCACCACGGGGAAGGGAAGGCGGGTCAGCAGGCGCTGGAAGCCATCGGCCACCACCAGTTGGCTGCGGCCCAGGATGGCGGCGATCTCGCTCCAACCGGTGGCGGCGTCCACCAGGTGGAGGCTGTGGGCGAACTCACCCGATGGGTCCGAGCCACAGTGAAGGACCAAGTCCACCTCCAGGTGGCCGGGCTCGGTCTCGTTCCAGGCCAACCGCTTCATGGGTATGGCCTGGGTGAGGGGTTGGGGTCGCCTGGGTCTGGGGCGGGGAAGGTAGTACTCGTCCTTTTCCATCCCGGCCAGCAGGCGGCGGATGGTGCAGACGCTGATCCTTTCCAGCTGCTGGGCCAGGCTGTCGGTCAACTGAAGATGCCCGTAGCTGGCCAGGTGCTCGGCCATCCAGCCCAGGTTGTCTTTGAGCCTCTCGGCGCAGATGTAGTCCAGGCTCTCGGCGATGACGCTCAGGGCGTACTTGACCTCGGGGCCGTAGGTAACTCCTCGCTCTCTAGTCCGAGCCCTGCGGCCCAGGTCAGGGCGCCCCATGAGCTCGATGAGGTGCTTGCGATGCCTGCCCGTCACCTGCTCCATCTCGTCTAGGAGCAGGGAACGTTCCTTGCGGCTGGCCTGGCGATAGCGATCTTGCATCACCTTGAGATACTCCTCACGGGACTGCCGACTCATCTTCTCCCTCGCAGACATCGCTCCCCCCAGTAGGATTATCAATTGAGGGAACGATACCCGCTCGGTAGGATTTTAGATGATAGGATGCGCCGACTAGAGATGACTTCCACCATGGAGTATACTACGGCTCTCATGGGTCGCTTGCCATACCCGGCGTGCCGCCCATCTGCCGTCTATGTGTCTTCTGACTGCCATGTTTGGCCGCAGGAGGCGATATGGTGATATCTAGCCCGCAGGGCGATCAGGCCGTTGTACGGAGGCCTGCCCGGCTCATGCGAGAGGAGTTGGCCCTGCCGGTACTCAGGCACGTTCTCGGCCTCGGGGGGCTGGCCGCGTTTGTGGGATGGTATCGGCTATCACAGCAGCCGGCGGACACGGCACTCCTGGCTGCCACCCTCGCAGGCACGGTCTTGGTCATCGCCTGCTACAGAATGTCGCTCAGGAATGCAACCTGCGCTGAGCTTCTGCTTCTGGCAGGGGCCACTGGAGTGGTCGCTCTAGCCGCCCACCTGGACGGGTCCCCGGCTCTGCTGACTTGGCTGGCACTGCCGAGCATCGCGGCGGCGCTGCTGTTTGGTCCCTGGGGTGGCCTGGGGTACAGCGGACTGGTTGCGACTGCCGTAGTCCTGCTGCCTGCGGCCGCCGACTGGCCCATACAGCTGCCTCTTGTTCTGTCTGCAGGCGCCCTGATGTCCGTAGGGCTGAGACCTTGGGATCACCTTGTTCATTGGAGTTGGAGCAACAGCCTTCAGGTGACAAGCCTGCTGAGCCAACTGCAAGAGGAGCGCGGGCGGCTGAACCGCACCATCAAGGACCTGGACGCCTCCTACCGTCTCCTGGAGTCTACCAATCGCCAACTCATCTTGGCCCGACAAGAGGCAGACCAGCTGCGCGACCTCCGCCACCGCTTTGCTACCAACTTGAGCCACGAGCTTCGCACCCCGCTCAACATTATCATGGGCTTCAGCGAGCTCGTATACCTCAACCCGAGCCTGTATGGCTACGCCAACTGGAACGACATGCTCCGCCACGACCTGGCCGAGATCCAACGTAACGCCAGCTACCTCTCCCAGTTCGTAGATGATATCGTGGATCTCGCTCGGGTGGATGCCCTCGCCATGCCCGTTCATCGGGAGCCGACCCACCTCGGACAGGTGATAGACAACGTGGTGGAGACGCTTCGCACTACGGCGAGGGCCAAGGGCCTTTCGCTGACGGTTCAGTGCCCCGAAGGGCTGGCCCCCCTCCTGATAGACCCGGTTCGCATAGGCCAGGTGGTCTACAACCTCCTCAACAACGCCATCCGCTACACCGAGCATGGATCCGTGTGCGTGGCCGTGTCATCGGACGAGAGCGAGACGGTGGTGTCAGTATCAGATACCGGGCCCGGCATACCGCAAGATGAGCTAGCCACCATCTTCAACGAGTTCCATCAGATCGCGCGGCCGAGAGGCAACGGCGAGGGCGGTAGAGGTCTGGGACTGGCCATCGCCAAGCGATTCGTTCAGCTTCATGGTGGACGCATATGGGTCGAGAGCGAGCTTGGCCAGGGGTCTACCTTCCGCTTCTCCTTGCCGCTCGCACAGAAGACGGTCACCACCACGTCCCCAGGAAGAGCATTGCCCCTGCCCAGGGAAAGGATCGAGCCGGTGGTGGCAGTGCTGAGCGCCGACGGACTAGGGGCCGCCTACCTGCGGCGCCGGATAGAAGGATTCCAGTTCGTAGCAGTGGAGAGGCTAGACGACCTGACCGAAGCGCAGTACGGCACTGAGCCTATCGCGCTCATTGTGGACACGTCCAGCCTGGCAGGCGAAGACCAGCTAGCACTGCGCGATCCGAAGGCGCTGGGCGGGCTCCCAGTGATATCATGCACCCTGCCAAGCCAGCGATGGCTAGATGATGCCGGCCAGTTCGCCGCCGTCATCTACAAACCTGTCTCGCCGGAGGCGCTGGAGGGCGTGCTCCGCCGTGTCTTGCCTTCTGGGGGCCCACATCGGGTAATGGTCGTCGACGACGACCGGGGCTTCGTTCAGATGATAGGGCGTATGCTCCAGACCACCATGCCCAGCATGGGGTTCACCCCAGCCTACGGGGCCCAGGAGGCCCTGCGGAAGGCCCATCGGGACCGGCCTGATGTAGTGCTCACCGACCTCATCATGCCGGGCAAAAACGGCTTCGACCTGGCTCAAGACATCCGGAACGACCCGGAGCTGCAGGCTGTGCCCTTGGTGGCGGTGACCGCAGCGACTCCCGGCGAAGACGAGTTGGCCATGAGAGGCGGCGATTTCCGCCTTGCCAAGCCGCAGGTCTTTGGAGCAGGAGAGCTGGTGGGGTTGATAGAGCACGCTCTGTGCCTGGCTAGAGGCGAGAGGTACCACCCACCAGAGCCCTGCGAAGCGCAGCCACAAACCGAGGCCGCGACACCGGCTTCGTGAGATAGGCAGCAGCACCTAAAGCCAGACCGAGTTCCTGTTCGTTCACCACTGAACAGATCACTATCGGGATGTCTGCCGTCTCACGGGCTTTGCGTAGCAGCCCTAGCACCGTCCATCCATCCATCTTGGGTAACATCACGTCCAGCACGATCACGTCGGGGCGCAGACTTCGAGCCACATCGTAGGCCCGCCGGGGGTCGCTAACGTGGTGTACCTCCCATTCGGGCCCTGATAGGTACCGGCGGTATAGTTCCACCGCCCCCGCGTTGTCTTCCACCACCAGCACCGATGCTGGACTGGCCTGGTGCAACCGCAGGGCAATGAGTGAGTCTCCGTCGGGGCTCAATCGGAACTCGCATCCCAGCGCCCCCGCCTCAGCGATGCTCTTGAGGTCCTCTAGCCGAGCGATCGCCGGCGCCGTAGGCCCGATTCGGAATATCACCTCAACGGACGTCCCCTCGGCCTCAGGCCAGAGCGTCATCCGCACCCGAGAGTCAGCGGACGCCTGAGCGGCGAAAGCCAGCGCCTGCACCAGAACCTGTCGAAGAAGCGCGGCATCTGCCGTTACAGGTCCAGGTGGTCGGGCTGGAGCACGAAACTCGATCTCTGCGCTCAAGCTCCGCAGCAGGGGTTGGAGAAGGGAGATAGACTCCTCCACTGCGACCATCAAATCCACCAGACTTGGCTCCGCAGCTACATGCTGAAGTTCAGTGTCGACGCCCGCTGCTCGAGTCCCACCCTCGGCTGCCGCGCAGTGCCTGCGACTCTCAAGTATCTGTGTGAGCTTCTCCTCGGCTTGCGCCAGGTCCCGATGGACTTGGCGACGGCTGAGGGAGAGCTCCTCACAGACCTCGTCGATTGTCAGACTGCCGACGTAGCGCAGACTGAGGACATCGTATGAGCGCGATTCGGCAGAGCCGAAGGGCAAACGTCTGGGAGGCCTCAGCACCTCGATGGCCTGAAGCAACTCCGACCGCAAGGCCTCAGCCCGAAGATCGACCCGTGAGATGCCCGCCAGTTCCGGAAAGCGAGATAGCAGCGGAGTCCGAGACAGGCCCACGTTGTCGTTGATGTGGCACAGCGCCTGATGCACTTCGCTGCGCGTCAGAGACTCCTTAGACATGAGGTCCCTCTGCTCATATGATAGCAGTGAACGCGAACGAATGCCATCGTACACCACGCCAATGCTCCAGCCGACCTTCGGCCCTCATCGCGACGTGTGCGGTCGCCGCCTGAGCTGGGCTGTGTCCCGTCAAGTGGTGGAAGAGAGCCGGTGCCTTCGGGCTTGGTTGGGTGCATTTCTAGGCCGCCACCAGAGCCGGATCGGGCTTCGCGGCTGGCTGTCCGATCTTCTTCATGGACGCCTCACTGAAGTAGCGACGCCCCACCAGCCACTCGTCGTTTTGCTGTGCCAGTAAGGCCCCCAAGAGTCGGATGACAGATTGCCTGTTAGGGAAGATGCTCACCACGGCGCTGCGGCGCTTGAGCTCCTTCACATCGTGAGGCCCTAGCGGAACGCTGCACCTCTGCTAATGCTGGATATGCCCCTGGGATAGCTACTTCTGGGCCAGGCACAGCCTTCGATCCACTAGGGCGTAGCCGTGCTTACTGGCGTAGCGGGCCACCACACTGGCCTGGCAGCGGGCCACCTTGCCCAGCGCACCGCAGTACTGGGGTCCACTCCCGCCGATTCCTTGCCCTGCTTGGCAGAGTCACAGCCATCGACGATGTGGACCCCCCGTCTCCACATCGCCCAAGGTCTCGGCCGCCAGCCGCCTGTGGGCTTGGGGAATGGGCTCGTCCTCCTGGGCCTCCTCACTGACGCAGTGCTACATGGCCTGCACGTTGCCGCCCCTC
Encoded proteins:
- a CDS encoding site-2 protease family protein, which codes for MGSGFRIGRIFGINVRVDWSWLFIFFLVTWNLASVFGQVQPDWQPLFRWIVAGVAALLFFGSVLAHEMAHSLVARAQGLPVRNITLFLFGGVSNIQREPDSPREEFVMALVGPLTSIVLGAVLVLIANLTADPAASLTRDPLGLLGQLSPVTLLLFWLGSVNILVGLFNLIPGFPLDGGRVLRSIFWAATDNLRRATRWAAGVGQGVAWLLILTGLAMVFGVQVPIFGTGLIGGLWLAFIGWFLNSAAIQSYQQVVIRDILEGIPVSRMMRPNPPTVTEGITVSSLVYDYVMAADDRAFPVFDDGRMTGIVTVEDLRKVDRSRWDETLVRQIMTPAAQLVTIGPDEEASEALNRLAQRDIRQLPVVQEGQLVGLLRRRDLIRWLQLHSELAREAPGGPRIPA
- a CDS encoding PDZ domain-containing protein: MNRRWLLAGGFGCGFLIVVAVGLALAYAVFLMPVRRTPTAASVPESALATQQIIATLPAATPSGQRPSAALLDPLPQAGQEAGLLASLFEEVNPGVVSIRVVVQRGLVQGEGAGSGFILDQQGHIVTNNHVVSGASRIIVVFHDGFEALAEVVGTDADSDLAVIRVDSLPEGVHPLPLADSDEVQVGQWVAAIGSPFGLGSSFTVGVVSARERSIPSGTTPFDIPQAIQTDAALNPGNSGGPLVNLDGQVVGVNAQIASAGTGGNVGVGFAIPSNVVRRVAPALIEVGSFQWPWLGVEITDVGLLIAQANGLPSQQGAYIASVVPGGPAEEAGLRGRTGERVIDGTRVPVGGDVVVAFNGQRVVDSSQLLVLIASSEPRQQVELTVLRDGREQQFTVTLRPRPSDLRQ
- a CDS encoding transposase family protein, producing MSRQSREEYLKVMQDRYRQASRKERSLLLDEMEQVTGRHRKHLIELMGRPDLGRRARTRERGVTYGPEVKYALSVIAESLDYICAERLKDNLGWMAEHLASYGHLQLTDSLAQQLERISVCTIRRLLAGMEKDEYYLPRPRPRRPQPLTQAIPMKRLAWNETEPGHLEVDLVLHCGSDPSGEFAHSLHLVDAATGWSEIAAILGRSQLVVADGFQRLLTRLPFPVVELHPDNGGEFFNDHLLRLFAHWVPQLQWSRSRPYQKNDNRFVEQKNSSLVRAYLGYQRLDTVEQVRAMNRLYEMLSLYYNLFQPVLRLHQKELVPLPDGTYRTRRRYGPACTPFERLRQLKGIAPEKEEQLLRLRQDTDPRMLRSQIHELAAAILRLPGAAKSAKAQNVYLTLYANDTEPPLPVGLSSDRMTPAR
- a CDS encoding hybrid sensor histidine kinase/response regulator encodes the protein MVISSPQGDQAVVRRPARLMREELALPVLRHVLGLGGLAAFVGWYRLSQQPADTALLAATLAGTVLVIACYRMSLRNATCAELLLLAGATGVVALAAHLDGSPALLTWLALPSIAAALLFGPWGGLGYSGLVATAVVLLPAAADWPIQLPLVLSAGALMSVGLRPWDHLVHWSWSNSLQVTSLLSQLQEERGRLNRTIKDLDASYRLLESTNRQLILARQEADQLRDLRHRFATNLSHELRTPLNIIMGFSELVYLNPSLYGYANWNDMLRHDLAEIQRNASYLSQFVDDIVDLARVDALAMPVHREPTHLGQVIDNVVETLRTTARAKGLSLTVQCPEGLAPLLIDPVRIGQVVYNLLNNAIRYTEHGSVCVAVSSDESETVVSVSDTGPGIPQDELATIFNEFHQIARPRGNGEGGRGLGLAIAKRFVQLHGGRIWVESELGQGSTFRFSLPLAQKTVTTTSPGRALPLPRERIEPVVAVLSADGLGAAYLRRRIEGFQFVAVERLDDLTEAQYGTEPIALIVDTSSLAGEDQLALRDPKALGGLPVISCTLPSQRWLDDAGQFAAVIYKPVSPEALEGVLRRVLPSGGPHRVMVVDDDRGFVQMIGRMLQTTMPSMGFTPAYGAQEALRKAHRDRPDVVLTDLIMPGKNGFDLAQDIRNDPELQAVPLVAVTAATPGEDELAMRGGDFRLAKPQVFGAGELVGLIEHALCLARGERYHPPEPCEAQPQTEAATPAS
- a CDS encoding response regulator, with translation MSKESLTRSEVHQALCHINDNVGLSRTPLLSRFPELAGISRVDLRAEALRSELLQAIEVLRPPRRLPFGSAESRSYDVLSLRYVGSLTIDEVCEELSLSRRQVHRDLAQAEEKLTQILESRRHCAAAEGGTRAAGVDTELQHVAAEPSLVDLMVAVEESISLLQPLLRSLSAEIEFRAPARPPGPVTADAALLRQVLVQALAFAAQASADSRVRMTLWPEAEGTSVEVIFRIGPTAPAIARLEDLKSIAEAGALGCEFRLSPDGDSLIALRLHQASPASVLVVEDNAGAVELYRRYLSGPEWEVHHVSDPRRAYDVARSLRPDVIVLDVMLPKMDGWTVLGLLRKARETADIPIVICSVVNEQELGLALGAAAYLTKPVSRPRFVAALRRALVGGTSRL